Proteins co-encoded in one Lysobacter solisilvae genomic window:
- the nusG gene encoding transcription termination/antitermination protein NusG, translating to MSESNGSNKRWYVVHAYSGFEKSVAQALRDRIVRAEMQDRFGDVLVPTEEVIEMRAGQKRRSERKFFPGYVLVQIATHDEAGIPRIDNESWHLIKETPKVMGFIGGTADRPLPIKDSEADAILQRVQEGVEKPKPKVLFEPGEMVRVTDGPFVDFNGVVEEINYDKSRLRVAVLIFGRSTPVELEFGQVEKAK from the coding sequence GTGTCCGAGAGCAACGGTTCCAACAAGCGCTGGTACGTGGTCCACGCCTATTCCGGCTTCGAGAAGTCGGTGGCGCAGGCCCTGCGTGACCGTATCGTCCGCGCTGAGATGCAGGACCGTTTCGGCGACGTCCTGGTCCCGACCGAAGAAGTCATCGAGATGCGCGCGGGCCAGAAGCGCCGGTCGGAACGCAAGTTCTTCCCGGGCTACGTCCTGGTCCAGATCGCCACCCATGACGAAGCCGGCATCCCGCGCATCGACAACGAGAGCTGGCACCTGATCAAGGAAACCCCGAAGGTCATGGGTTTCATCGGCGGCACCGCCGACCGTCCCTTGCCGATCAAGGATTCCGAAGCCGACGCCATCCTCCAGCGGGTCCAGGAAGGCGTCGAGAAGCCCAAGCCGAAGGTCCTGTTCGAGCCGGGCGAGATGGTGCGCGTCACCGATGGCCCGTTCGTCGACTTCAATGGCGTGGTCGAGGAAATCAATTACGACAAGAGCCGCCTGCGCGTGGCCGTGCTGATCTTCGGCCGGTCGACCCCGGTGGAGCTCGAGTTCGGCCAGGTCGAAAAGGCGAAGTAG
- the rplK gene encoding 50S ribosomal protein L11 yields MAKKVVGYIKLQVKAGQANPSPPVGPALGQRGLNIMEFCKAFNAATSKLEPGLPTPVIITAYSDRTFTFVTKSTPASVLLKKAAGIQSGSKRPNTEKVGKVTRKQLEEIAKAKEADLTAADLDAAVKTIAGSARSMGLVVEG; encoded by the coding sequence ATGGCAAAGAAAGTAGTTGGCTACATCAAGCTTCAGGTCAAGGCCGGTCAGGCCAACCCGTCGCCGCCCGTGGGCCCGGCCCTGGGCCAGCGCGGCCTGAACATCATGGAGTTCTGCAAGGCGTTCAACGCAGCGACCTCCAAGCTCGAACCGGGTCTGCCGACCCCGGTCATCATCACGGCCTATTCGGACCGTACCTTCACCTTCGTCACCAAGTCGACCCCGGCTTCGGTGCTGCTGAAGAAGGCCGCTGGCATCCAGTCCGGCTCCAAGCGCCCGAACACCGAAAAGGTGGGCAAGGTCACCCGCAAGCAGCTCGAGGAGATCGCCAAGGCGAAGGAAGCCGACCTGACGGCGGCCGATCTCGACGCGGCGGTGAAGACGATTGCGGGCTCGGCCCGTTCGATGGGTCTGGTGGTGGAGGGCTAA
- the rplA gene encoding 50S ribosomal protein L1, giving the protein MAMNKRQKAILAAVVPGKSYGFDEAIKLVKTATKAKFVESVDVAVRLGVDAKKSDQQVRGSTVLPAGTGKSVRVAVFAPAGAKADEALAAGADIVGMDDLADKMQAGDLNYDVVIATPDAMRVVGKLGQILGPRGLMPNPKVGTVSPNPGEAVKNAKGGQVRYRTDKAGIIHCTIGKASFQDADLKGNLEALLHDLIKAKPATSKGQYLQKVSISSTMGPGVTVDQATLALK; this is encoded by the coding sequence ATGGCAATGAACAAGCGACAGAAGGCCATCCTCGCCGCAGTGGTTCCGGGCAAGTCCTACGGTTTCGACGAAGCCATCAAGCTCGTCAAGACGGCCACCAAGGCCAAGTTCGTGGAGTCCGTCGACGTCGCCGTCCGCCTCGGCGTGGACGCGAAGAAGTCCGATCAGCAGGTGCGCGGCTCGACCGTGCTGCCCGCCGGTACCGGCAAGTCCGTCCGCGTGGCGGTGTTTGCCCCGGCTGGCGCCAAGGCCGATGAGGCCCTGGCCGCTGGCGCCGACATCGTCGGCATGGACGACCTGGCCGACAAGATGCAGGCCGGCGACCTGAACTACGACGTCGTGATCGCCACCCCCGACGCCATGCGCGTCGTCGGCAAGCTCGGCCAGATCCTGGGCCCGCGCGGCCTGATGCCGAACCCGAAGGTCGGCACCGTCTCGCCGAATCCGGGCGAAGCAGTCAAGAACGCCAAGGGTGGCCAGGTCCGGTACCGCACCGACAAGGCCGGCATCATCCACTGCACCATCGGCAAGGCTTCCTTCCAGGACGCCGACCTGAAGGGCAACCTCGAAGCGCTGCTGCACGACCTGATCAAGGCCAAGCCGGCGACCTCGAAGGGCCAGTACCTGCAGAAGGTTTCGATCAGCTCCACCATGGGCCCCGGCGTGACCGTGGACCAGGCGACGCTGGCGCTGAAGTAA
- the rplJ gene encoding 50S ribosomal protein L10 yields MALNLSQKQQVVAELAEVAGKAHSLVAAEYAGTTVSQMTAMRKKARETGVYLRVVKNTLAARAVSGTEFEVVKDALTGPLLYAFSTEEPGAAGRLIKEFAKGNEKLKAKVVSVEGKLLPAAHVEVLASLPTREQALAMLARVLAEPASMFARVVKAVADKQGGGEAAPAEAAAETA; encoded by the coding sequence ATGGCTCTCAATCTGTCCCAGAAGCAACAAGTAGTCGCCGAGCTGGCAGAAGTCGCAGGCAAGGCCCACTCCCTGGTCGCAGCCGAATACGCAGGCACCACGGTCAGCCAGATGACCGCGATGCGCAAGAAGGCCCGCGAAACCGGTGTGTACTTGAGGGTTGTCAAGAACACGCTGGCCGCGCGCGCCGTCTCCGGCACCGAGTTCGAGGTCGTCAAGGACGCCCTGACCGGTCCGCTGCTGTACGCGTTCTCGACCGAGGAACCCGGTGCTGCCGGTCGCCTGATCAAGGAATTCGCCAAGGGCAACGAAAAGCTCAAGGCCAAGGTCGTGTCGGTGGAAGGCAAGCTGCTGCCTGCCGCGCACGTCGAAGTCCTGGCATCGCTGCCGACCCGCGAACAGGCCCTGGCCATGCTGGCCCGCGTCCTCGCCGAACCGGCCTCGATGTTTGCCCGTGTCGTCAAGGCCGTGGCCGACAAGCAGGGTGGCGGCGAAGCCGCACCTGCCGAAGCCGCCGCCGAAACCGCCTGA
- the rplL gene encoding 50S ribosomal protein L7/L12 → MSLSNEQIVDAIATKSLMEVMDLVKAIEEKFGVTAAAPVMMAGPAGPAVVEEEQTEFNVILKAAGEKKVEVIKAVRAITGLGLKEAKDLVEATGVVKEAVSKDDAAKMKKDLEAAGATVEVK, encoded by the coding sequence ATGTCCCTGTCCAACGAGCAGATCGTCGACGCCATCGCCACCAAGTCGCTGATGGAAGTGATGGACCTGGTGAAGGCCATCGAAGAAAAGTTCGGCGTCACCGCCGCCGCCCCGGTCATGATGGCCGGCCCGGCCGGCCCCGCCGTGGTGGAAGAAGAGCAGACCGAGTTCAACGTCATCCTGAAGGCTGCCGGCGAGAAGAAGGTCGAGGTCATCAAGGCCGTGCGTGCCATCACCGGCCTGGGCCTGAAGGAAGCCAAGGACCTGGTCGAAGCGACCGGCGTGGTGAAGGAAGCCGTGTCGAAGGACGACGCCGCCAAGATGAAGAAGGACCTCGAGGCCGCTGGCGCGACCGTCGAAGTCAAGTAA
- the rpoB gene encoding DNA-directed RNA polymerase subunit beta encodes MTTASKTNYSFTEKKRIRKDFGKRRTILEVPFLLAIQVDSYREFLQEHAEPSKRDDKGLHAALKSVFPIVSYSGNAALEYVGYKLGDPPFDERECRNRGLSYGAPLRVTVRLVIYDRESSTKAIKYVKEQEVYMGEIPLMTDNGTFIVNGTERVIVSQLHRSPGVFFDHDRGKTHSSGKLLYSARIIPYRGSWLDFEFDPKDALFTRIDRRRKLPVTVLLRALGYNNEEMLREFFEINTFHIDPKEGVQLELVPERLRGETLDFDLADGDKVIVEAGRRITARHVKQLEASGIAALSVPDSYLVGRILSHDVVDTNTGELLAIANDEINDDHLVKFRKAGVAAVGTLWVNDLDRGAYLSHTLRIDSTKTQLEALVEIYRMMRPGEPPTKDAAQNLFHNLFFTFERYDLSGVGRMKFNRRIGRKEVTGAAVLYDAKYFAERKDDESARLRGALGNSSDILDAIRVLTEIRNGRGVVDDIDHLGNRRVRSVGEMAENVFRVGLVRVERAVKERLSMAESEGLTPQELINAKPVAAAIKEFFGSSQLSQFMDQNNPLSEVTHKRRVSALGPGGLTRERAGFEVRDVHPTHYGRVCTIETPEGPNIGLINSLAVFARTNRYGFLETPYRKVVDGRVTDDVEYLSAIEENEYVIAQANAPQDANRNLTAPFIDCRFQGESLLKPPSEIHFMDVSPMQTVSVAAALVPFLEHDDANRALMGANMQRQAVPTLKAQKPLVGTGIERAVARDSGVTVNALRGGVIEQIDAARIVVKVNEVEISGEHDAGVDIYNLIKYTRSNQNTCINQSPLVKVGDVVARGDVLADGPSTDIGELALGQNMLVAFMPWNGYNFEDSILLSERVVEEDRYTTIHIEELTCVARDTKLGPEEISADIPNVSEQALNRLDESGVVYIGAEVRAGDIMVGKVTPKGESQLTPEEKLLRAIFGEKASDVKDSSLRVPPGMDGTVIDVQVFTRDGIEKDKRARQIEESEIKRVKKDFDDQFRILEGAIYDRLRGQLIGKTANGGAGLKKGDTVTSLVLDSLPKKEWFTLRMKDDDAVEAIERAQKQIEAHEKEFERRFADKRGKITQGDDLAPGVLKMVKVFLAVKRRIQPGDKMAGRHGNKGVVSTIVPVEDMPYMADGQTVDIVLNPLGVPSRMNIGQILEVHLGWAAKGLGQKIQRMLEAQQKVSELRAFLDEIYNHDRTTHAERVDLTQFTDQELLTLAHNLIDGVPMATPVFDGAAESEIKKMLELAELPLSGQTMLHDGRTGEAFERPVTVGYMHMLKLNHLVDDKMHARSTGPYSLVTQQPLGGKAQFGGQRFGEMEVWALEAYGAAYTLQEMLTVKSDDVQGRNQMYKNIVDGEYEMVAGMPESFNVLVKEIRSLAINMELEEN; translated from the coding sequence ATGACGACAGCTTCCAAAACGAACTATTCGTTCACCGAGAAGAAGCGCATCCGCAAGGACTTCGGCAAGCGCCGGACGATCCTCGAGGTGCCCTTCCTGCTCGCGATCCAGGTCGATTCCTACCGCGAATTCCTCCAGGAACACGCCGAACCGTCCAAGCGCGACGACAAGGGCCTCCACGCCGCCCTGAAGTCGGTGTTCCCGATCGTCAGCTACAGCGGCAACGCCGCCCTGGAATACGTCGGCTACAAGCTGGGCGATCCGCCGTTCGACGAGCGTGAATGCCGCAACCGCGGCCTGTCCTATGGCGCCCCGCTGCGCGTCACCGTGCGCCTGGTGATCTACGACCGCGAGTCGTCGACCAAGGCCATCAAGTACGTGAAGGAGCAGGAGGTCTACATGGGCGAGATCCCGCTCATGACCGACAACGGCACCTTCATCGTCAACGGCACCGAGCGCGTCATCGTCTCGCAGCTGCACCGTTCGCCGGGCGTGTTCTTCGACCACGACCGTGGCAAGACGCACAGCTCGGGCAAGCTGCTGTACAGCGCCCGCATCATTCCTTACCGCGGCTCCTGGCTGGACTTCGAGTTCGACCCGAAGGACGCGCTGTTCACCCGTATCGACCGTCGCCGCAAGCTTCCGGTGACCGTGCTGCTGCGCGCGCTCGGTTACAACAACGAAGAAATGCTGCGTGAGTTCTTCGAGATCAACACCTTCCATATCGATCCGAAGGAAGGCGTCCAGCTCGAGCTCGTCCCCGAGCGCCTGCGCGGCGAAACCCTCGACTTCGACCTTGCCGATGGGGACAAGGTCATCGTCGAGGCCGGCCGCCGCATCACCGCGCGCCACGTCAAGCAGCTCGAAGCCTCCGGCATCGCTGCGCTGTCGGTGCCGGACAGCTACCTGGTCGGCCGCATCCTCTCGCACGACGTCGTGGACACCAACACCGGTGAGCTGCTGGCGATCGCCAACGACGAGATCAACGACGACCACCTGGTCAAGTTCCGCAAGGCCGGTGTCGCTGCCGTCGGCACGCTGTGGGTCAACGACCTGGACCGCGGCGCCTACCTGTCGCACACCCTGCGCATCGATTCGACCAAGACGCAGCTCGAAGCGCTGGTCGAGATCTACCGCATGATGCGTCCCGGCGAGCCGCCGACCAAGGATGCCGCGCAGAACCTGTTCCACAACCTGTTCTTCACCTTCGAGCGCTACGACCTGTCGGGCGTGGGCCGGATGAAGTTCAACCGCCGCATCGGCCGCAAGGAAGTGACCGGCGCCGCGGTGCTGTACGACGCCAAGTACTTCGCCGAGCGCAAGGACGACGAGTCCGCCCGCCTGCGCGGCGCGCTGGGCAACTCCTCCGACATCCTCGACGCCATCCGCGTGCTGACCGAGATCCGCAACGGCCGCGGCGTGGTGGACGACATCGACCACCTGGGCAACCGTCGCGTGCGTTCGGTCGGCGAAATGGCCGAGAACGTGTTCCGCGTGGGCCTGGTCCGCGTCGAGCGCGCGGTCAAGGAGCGCCTGTCGATGGCCGAGTCCGAGGGCCTGACGCCCCAGGAACTCATCAACGCCAAGCCGGTGGCCGCCGCGATCAAGGAGTTCTTCGGCTCCTCGCAGCTGTCGCAGTTCATGGACCAGAACAACCCGCTGTCGGAAGTCACCCACAAGCGTCGCGTCTCCGCGCTGGGCCCGGGCGGCCTGACCCGCGAGCGCGCCGGCTTCGAAGTGCGCGACGTGCACCCGACCCACTACGGCCGCGTGTGCACCATCGAAACGCCTGAAGGCCCGAACATCGGCCTGATCAACTCGCTGGCCGTGTTCGCCCGCACCAACCGCTACGGCTTCCTCGAGACGCCGTACCGCAAGGTCGTGGACGGCCGCGTCACCGACGACGTCGAGTATCTGTCGGCGATCGAGGAAAACGAGTACGTCATCGCCCAGGCCAACGCGCCGCAGGATGCCAACCGCAACCTCACCGCGCCGTTCATCGACTGCCGCTTCCAGGGCGAGTCGCTGCTCAAGCCGCCGAGCGAGATCCACTTCATGGACGTCTCGCCGATGCAGACCGTGTCGGTCGCCGCGGCGCTGGTGCCGTTCCTCGAGCACGACGACGCCAACCGCGCGCTGATGGGCGCCAACATGCAGCGCCAGGCCGTGCCGACGCTGAAGGCGCAGAAGCCGCTGGTCGGCACCGGCATCGAGCGCGCCGTGGCGCGCGACTCGGGCGTGACCGTGAACGCCCTGCGTGGCGGCGTGATCGAGCAGATCGACGCGGCCCGCATCGTGGTCAAGGTCAACGAGGTCGAGATCTCCGGCGAGCACGATGCCGGCGTCGACATCTACAACCTGATCAAGTACACGCGTTCCAACCAGAACACCTGCATCAACCAGTCTCCGCTGGTGAAGGTGGGTGACGTGGTCGCGCGCGGCGACGTGCTGGCCGACGGTCCGTCGACCGACATCGGCGAGCTGGCCCTGGGCCAGAACATGCTGGTCGCGTTCATGCCGTGGAACGGCTACAACTTCGAAGACTCGATCCTGCTCTCCGAGCGCGTGGTCGAGGAGGATCGCTACACCACGATCCACATCGAAGAGCTGACCTGCGTCGCCCGCGACACCAAGCTCGGCCCGGAGGAAATCTCGGCCGACATCCCGAACGTCTCCGAACAGGCCCTCAACCGCCTCGACGAGTCGGGCGTGGTGTACATCGGCGCCGAAGTGCGCGCCGGCGACATCATGGTCGGCAAGGTCACGCCGAAGGGCGAGAGCCAGCTGACCCCCGAAGAGAAGCTGCTGCGCGCGATCTTCGGCGAGAAGGCGTCCGACGTGAAGGACAGCTCGCTGCGCGTGCCCCCGGGCATGGACGGCACCGTCATCGACGTGCAGGTCTTCACCCGCGACGGCATCGAGAAGGACAAGCGCGCCCGCCAGATCGAGGAATCCGAGATCAAGCGCGTCAAGAAGGACTTCGACGACCAGTTCCGCATCCTCGAGGGCGCCATCTACGACCGTCTGCGCGGCCAGCTGATCGGCAAGACCGCCAACGGCGGCGCCGGCCTGAAGAAGGGCGACACGGTCACCTCGCTGGTGCTCGACAGCCTGCCGAAGAAGGAATGGTTCACCCTGCGCATGAAGGACGACGACGCCGTCGAGGCGATCGAGCGCGCGCAGAAGCAGATCGAGGCCCACGAGAAGGAATTCGAGCGCCGCTTCGCCGACAAGCGCGGCAAGATCACCCAGGGCGACGACCTTGCCCCGGGCGTGCTCAAGATGGTGAAGGTGTTCCTCGCGGTGAAGCGCCGCATCCAGCCGGGCGACAAGATGGCCGGCCGCCACGGCAACAAGGGTGTCGTGTCGACCATCGTGCCGGTCGAGGACATGCCGTACATGGCCGACGGCCAGACCGTCGACATCGTGCTCAACCCGCTGGGCGTGCCGTCGCGTATGAACATCGGCCAGATCCTCGAGGTGCATCTGGGTTGGGCCGCCAAGGGCCTGGGCCAGAAGATCCAGCGCATGCTGGAAGCACAGCAGAAGGTCTCCGAGCTGCGTGCCTTCCTGGACGAGATCTACAACCACGACCGCACCACGCACGCCGAGCGCGTCGACCTCACCCAGTTCACGGACCAGGAACTGCTGACGCTGGCGCACAACTTGATCGACGGCGTGCCGATGGCCACTCCGGTGTTCGACGGCGCCGCCGAGTCCGAGATCAAGAAGATGCTCGAGCTTGCCGAGCTTCCGCTGAGCGGCCAGACCATGCTGCACGACGGTCGGACCGGCGAAGCCTTCGAGCGTCCGGTGACCGTGGGCTACATGCACATGCTGAAGCTGAACCACCTGGTCGACGACAAGATGCACGCGCGTTCGACCGGCCCGTACTCGCTCGTCACCCAGCAGCCGCTGGGCGGCAAGGCGCAGTTCGGCGGCCAGCGCTTCGGCGAAATGGAAGTCTGGGCGCTGGAAGCGTACGGCGCGGCCTACACCCTGCAGGAAATGCTGACGGTGAAGTCCGACGACGTGCAAGGCCGCAACCAGATGTACAAGAACATCGTCGACGGCGAGTACGAGATGGTCGCCGGCATGCCGGAGTCCTTCAACGTGCTGGTGAAGGAAATCCGCTCGCTCGCGATCAACATGGAGCTGGAAGAGAACTGA